From the genome of Pseudoxanthomonas sp.:
CATCGCTCTGCAGCGGTGCGGCCAGCGGCTCGCCGAAGGCCTGCGCCAGCCGTGCGGTGACGGTGCGTGCGGCGGCGACGCTGATCTGTTGGCCGATGACCGCGCGGATCGCGATTTCAAAGCCGTCCCAACCGCTGGGGATGCGCAGCCCGGGCCGCTTGCGCAGCAGCGGGCGCAGGCGCGGATCGTCCTGCAAGGCCGCGGCGATGGCTTGTGGATCGGCATCCAGGTCGAACATGCGACGCAGTTTTTCGACCACGGCCAGCATCCCGGTCGGGGCGATGTTGCGCAGCTCCAGGCGCAAGGCATGTTCGCCCTTGGGCCAGGCACTCACGCGCAGCCAGCCGGGCGAGGCCGCCGGGCCCACCACGCGTGCGTAGGACGCGGCATCCACATGCTCCACGCCGGGCAGTGCCCGCCCGCGCAGGAAGTCCAGCATCGCGGTGAAGTCGTACGGTGGCCGGTAGCCCAGGCGCAGCACCAGCGTCTCGCCCGCGGCTTCGCGCGGTTCGCGCTTGCGCAGGTCGCGCGGGGCCATGCGATAGGTGTCCTTGAACACTGTATTGAAGCGCCGCAGGCTGTTGAAGCCCGCGGCCATCGCCACGTCGGTCACCGGCAGGTGCGTTTCGGTCAGCAGCTGCTTGGCGAACAGCAGCCGGCGCGTGGCGTGCACGCCGATGGGCGAGGTGCCCAGGCGATCCTGGAACAGGCGCCGCAACTGGCGTTCGCCCACCTCCACGCGCGCGGCCAGTTCGGCCAGTGGTTGCTCGGCCAGCAGGCCGGTGTCGATCAGCTTGAGCGCGCGGGCGACGACATCGTCGCCGCGTCGCCAGGCGCCATCGCCCGGTGCCAGTTCCGGACGGCAGCGCAGGCACGGCCGGAAGCCGGCGGCTTCCGCGGCGGAGGCCGCGGCGTAATAGGTGACGTTTTCGGGTTTCGGCGGCGGTGCCGGGCAGACCGGCCGGCAATAGATGCCGGTACTGGACACCGCGGTGAAGAACAGGCCGTCAAAGCGCGCGTCGCGGCTCAGGCGGGCCTGTTCGCAGGTGCGGTGGTCGGGCAGGGACGGTGAGGACATGCCGCGCAGGCTAGCATCGGCCGGCAGCCCTCACTCGCCGCTTTCGGACATCAATGCCCGGGCATCAATGTGCCGCTGCGGAAGGCGCCTTCAACGCAGGTTCCAACGGCTTCAAAGATCCATCGTTCGGCTGCGCGGGCAGCTGCAGCAGATGCGTCAGCAGCGGGTAGACATCGACGTTGTCGAACGCAGGCACCACCGCGCCGTCGCGGAACGCCGGGCCATGGGCGATGAACATCGCATGCATCGAGGTCAGCGCTGGATCGTAACCATGCGAACCCCGGTCATGGCCGAGCTGGCGTCGCCTGGCAGCCTGGTCGGCGGGCAGTGCATCCCAGCCTTCGTCCATCTGGCAGATGATCGGCGGGATGCGCGCATTGGTGCCGTAATGCCAGCGGGCGGGCAACTCGCCCTTGCGCCAGCAGGCGTAGTGGTCGTGGCGGCCAAGCAGGCGTTTTTCGACGGTGGACTCGAAGCCGGCATTGGGCGCCACGCCGACCACCTGGCCAACCGAGACGATCGCCGCTTCCTGCATCGTGGCCATGTCTTCGACGGCGATGACATGGTCCGGCGTGACCTGGGCCATGCCGTGGTCGGACACGATCACGATGTTGATCTTGTCCAGCAGGTGATGCGCGGCCAGCGTGTCCAGCAGCGTGCCCACGGCGGTATCCACGCGATGCAGCGCTTCACGCACCTGCGGAGAGTCGGGGCCATAACCGTGGCCTTCCTCGTCGACGTCTTCCATGTACAGCGCGGCCAGCTGGGGCCGCTGGTCGGGCGGTGCGGTGAGCCAGCCGGCCACTTCGTTGGCGCGGGCGGCGGCACTGATCTTCGGATCGAATAGACGGTACTGGCCGGGGCGCACGCCATCGATGGGCGCGCCGCTGCCGGGCCACGCCCAGATCGCGGTCTTCATGCCGTGCTGTTCGGCGGTGACCCAGATCGGTGTGGCCTCGCTCCACCAGCGCGCATCGCCGGTGGCATTGGGGTCGGACACCTTGAAATCACCCAGGCCTTCGTCGCGCATGGCGTTGTGGATCACGCCGTGGTGGTCCGGGCGCAGGCCGGTGACCAGCGTGTAGTGATTGGGGAACGTCAATGCGGGATAGGACGGATTCATCCACTGCGCACGCACGCCCGAGCGGGCCAGTGCATCCAGGCGGGGCGTATCGCCGCGGCCCAGGTAGCTGGCGCGCAAGGCGTCGATGGAGATCAGCAGGACCGGCGCCGGGCGATCGGCAGGATGGGGAGCGGCGGCGGTGGACGTGGAGGCGTGATCGGTGGCGCAGGCAGACAACAGCAACAGGCTGGACAGCCATGCGGCCCGGATCTTGGGCAGGCGCATGTGGTGAAGGTGAGTAGCAGAGGGGTGCGGCGAGCTTGGCAGAAAGCCATGACGGCTGCATGGCGCGGTTGGCGTTTCCGCGGCAAGGCGTAGCGAGTGCACCGGGTCGCAGGTGTATTGATGCCCGCCGCTGGCGCTTGCGGAAAGTGACGTCGGCAACACCCGATGACATGATTTGCCTCGTTCTGGCGCGCCGATGCGTCAGGCGGGGACAGGGAAGGAAAGCCGCATGATCGTTCCGGAATACTGGGCAGAGGCCCGGCGGCAGGCCAGGCAGGGCCGACGCAGCGTCACCGTACGTCGCTTCGGCTGGTCCGATGAGAGCCAGGCCGCGGCCGAGGCTCACGCGGAGATGCGCGTGCAGGAGGCGTTCGACCGGGTGTTGTCGGGCGAAACCCTGCCGCGCCGTGAGCAACGCGGCAATTACGGCATCCACGGCGTGCCGATCCGCGAACAGATCGTCGCGCGCCACGGGGACGTGGTGATCACGCGCAACAGCTATGGTGCGCTGTGCCTCAATACGCCGGACGTGCTGTTCGTCGATGTGGATTTCGAACCTGTGCCGCACGGCTGCGGGCTGACGTTGGGTTTCATGGTCGCGGTGGTGGTAGCAGGCTTCGTGCTGGGCGCGTGGCAGCGACGGGTGCTGTTGGGCATCGGCGCGGCAATGATCGTGTTGGTCATTGCCAATCTGGCGACGATGCAACTGAAGCGTCGGCGGTTGAGCGCGCATGGTGGCCCGCAGGCGCGTGCATTGGCGCGGATCGACGCGTTCAGTGCCCGTCATCCCGATTGGCATCTGCGTGTGTATCGCTCACCGGCCGGGCTACGCGTGCTGGCGATGCACCGCACCTTCTCGCCGGATGAAGCGGTGGTGGCCGACTGCTTCCACGCGCTGGACGCAGACCAGCTGTATTCGAACCTGTGCAAGGTCCAGCATTGCTTCCGCGCGCGCCTGACCGGCAAGCCGTGGCGCATGGGAATCAAGCGCCGCATCCGGCCGACGGTGGCCGCGTGGTCCAACGAACAGGCTCAGCGCCCGGAGCGTCTTGCCTGGATCGCTGACTACGAGCGCGTGGCCCGCAATTTTGCTGCCTGCCACTACCTGCAGTCGTTCGGAGACATGTCGAGGGTGGACCCGCTGGCGGAGCAGGTGCGTGCCTTGCATGACGCGATGACGCGAGGGGACTCGGAACTGCCGCTGGCCTGAGTCGGCCGCCGGCGTTGGATCAGTCTTCCAGCGCCAGCACCCGGATTTCGACTTCGCCTTCGATAGTCACCACCTGGCCGGGGCGGATCTTGGCGGTCTTGCGCAGTTCCTGCGCGCCATCGACGTTGACCACGCCGCTGGCCACCACCTGTTTGCCCATGCCGCCACTGTCGACCAGGCCGCACAGCTTGAGCAGGATGTGGAGTTCGACGTATTCGCCGTCGAGATCGAATTCGAGGATCTGCATGGCGGGCAGTCTAGCGGCTGGCGCCTTGTTCCTCGCGTTTGAAGTCTTCGATTTCGTCCAGCAGCTTCTGCGCGCGCGGGATGCTGCGGCCGATGCTGCTGGCGTCCATCAGGTCCTGCCGGCGGCGCATCAACACGATGCAGCCGGCCAGGAACAGCAGGTTGACCGCCGTGGTCCAGAGCAGGAAACCGGTCGGCAGGTCGTGGCCGGTGGCGGCATGGGTGGCCACTTCCAGCAGCGCCAGCCACAGCAGGCACCAGGCCAGGCCCAGTCGCGGTTGCCAGTGCACCCGCCAGTGGCGCAGCTGGCCCAGGGTCTTCTGCACCGTCAGCACGGGCCTGGCGTAATGCATGCGGGTGAGCAGCAGCACGTCCACCGCTGAACACGCCACCAGCGCCACGCCCCACACATGCAGGGCCAGCCCGGAGACCAGCGCCGGGATCGAATCGGTGTGGTGCACCCAGAACCGGGCGAACACCACCGCCATGCCGATCCCCAGCAGGATCTGCACGCTTTGCCACACCAGCAGCGGCCGCAGCCGGGCGCGGGCCTTGTCCAGGCGGCTCTCGGTGAACAGCTGCAGGTTCAGCGCGCTCTGGCGCTGCAGCCGGGTGTCCATCGCCTGCCAGGCGAGCTTCATGTCGTCGATTTCCATGGTCCTGGGTCCTGTGTCTGGTCAGAGCGCGGTGCGGATGCGTTGCTTGAGGCGGTTGATCTTGGTGGCCACGTTGGTCTCGCTCAGGCCGAGGATCTCGGCCATCTCGCGGTACGGCCGGTCTTCCAGGTAGAGCACCAGCAGGGCGCGGTCCAGCGGCGGCTGCTGGGCGATGAAGCGCCGCAGCAGGCGCAGTTGCTGGTCGGTTTCCGGGTTGCCGGGGTTGGGATCGGCCAGGTCGTGCAGGTCCTCGTCCAGCGGCACCGCGTGGCGTTGGCGCTGGGTCGCGCTGCGCACCTGGGAAATGGCCACGTTCAATGCGATCCGGTACATCCAGGTGGAAAAGCTGCGACTGGCATCAAACCGCGGAAAGGCCCGCCACAGCTGGGCGGCGATCTCCTGGGCCAGCTCGGCCCGGTCTTCCGGATGGAAGGCATAGCTGGCGGCCACTTTCAGCACGATTCCGCGATGGGCTTCCAGCAGGGACTGGAACTGGCTGCGTGCGTCGTCGACCATTTCGGCGGTGTGTTCCATCTGCGTGCGGGTCCGATTGTGCGGCTCGGAAGGGTGATTCGCCCCACCGCGTGGTTTGTCACAGCGCTGCCCGAAATGGCCATCGGACTGAACCCCGGGTACGGCCAAGATGCGGTTTCTGCAAGGTTTTTCGGCAGACAGGCCCGGCAAGGCGCACAATAGGCGGCCTCTTTTTGTCTCCAGAGCTGCACATGTCTTCCGAAAACGCCGCACCCGCGGTGCCGTTCTCCGCCCTCGGCCTGTCCGCGCCGGTCCAGTCCGCCCTGGCCGCCGTCGGCTACGAGTCGCCGTCTCCCATCCAGGCCGCCACCATCCCGGCGCTGCTGGGAGGACGCGACGTGCTGGGCACCGCGCAGACCGGGACCGGCAAGACCGCAGCCTTCGCCCTGCCGGTGCTGTCCAAGCTGACCGCGTCGGCCGGCAAGCCGCAGGCGCTGGTGCTGGCGCCCACGCGCGAACTGGCCATCCAGGTGGCCGAGGCCTTCCACAAGTACGCCGCTTCCATCCCCGGTTTCCAGGTGCTGCCGATCTACGGCGGCCAGGCCTATGCGCCGCAGCTGCAGGCGCTCAAGCGCGGCGTGCACGTGGTGGTGGGGACGCCCGGCCGGGTGATCGACCATCTGGATCGCGGCTCGCTGGACCTGTCCGGCCTGACCACGCTGGTGCTGGACGAAGCCGACGAAATGCTGCGCATGGGCTTCATCGACGACGTCGAAGCCGTGCTGAAGAAGACCCCGGAAACGCGCCAGGTGGCGCTGTTTTCGGCGACCATGCCGCCAGCCATCCGGCGCATCGCCCAGACCTACCTGAAAGACCCGGTCGAGGTGAACATCGCGGCCAAGACCACGACTTCGGCCAACATCACCCAGCGCTACTGGTTCGTCTCGGGCCTGCACAAGCTGGATGCGCTGACCCGGATCCTGGAAGCCGAACCATTCGACGGCATGATCATCTTCGCCCGCACCAAGGCGGCGACCGAAGAACTGGCGCAGAAGCTGCAGGCCCGTGGCCTGGCCGCGGCCGCGATCAACGGCGACATGCAGCAGGCCGCGCGCGAGAAGACCATTGCCCAGCTCAAGGACGGCAAGCTGGACATCCTGGTCGCCACCGACGTGGCCGCCCGCGGCCTGGACGTGGAGCGCATCAGCCACGTGCTGAACTACGACATCCCGTACGACACCGAAAGCTACGTGCACCGCATCGGCCGCACCGGCCGCGCTGGTCGGACCGGTGACGCGATCCTGTTCGTCACCCCGCGCGAGAAGTCGATGCTGCGCGCGATCGAGCGGGCCACCCGCCAGCCGATCACCGAGATGCAGTTGCCGAGCGTGGACGACGTCAACGACCGCCGCGTGGCCAAGTTCCTCGGCCGCATCACCGACACGCTGGCCGCTGGCACCGCCGGCGAGTTCCGCGCGCTGATCGAAGGCTACGAGCGCGAGCACAACGTGCCGGCCGTGGACATCGCCGCCGCGCTGGCCCAGCTGCTGCAGGGCAAGACCCCGCTGCTGCTGTCGGCCGACCGCGCACCGGCGCCGCGCTTTGAGCGCACTGAACGTCCCGAGCGCAGCGAGCGCTTCGAACGTCCGGAGCGTGCGCCGCGCGCCGATCGCCCGACCCGCAGCCACGATGGCGAAGGCAGCTTCGCGCCGCCGTCCGATCGTCCGCGTCGTTCGGCGCCGCCGTCGGGCGAGGCCGAGCAGGGCATGGTCCGCTACCGCATCGAAGTGGGTCATACCCATGGCGTGAAGCCGGCCAATATCGTCGGCGCCATCGCCAACGAAGCCGGGCTGGAAAGCCGCTACATCGGCCGCATCGACATCCAGGACGATTACTCCGTGCTGGACCTGCCCGAAGGCATGCCGAGCGACGTGCTGACCCATCTGAAGAAGGTCTGGGTGTCCGGCCAGCAGTTGCGCATCCATCCGCTGGGCGAAGCCGGTGACGAAGCGCCGCGCAACTTCCGTCCGGCCGCCGCCCGTCCCGGTGCTGGCAAGCCGCGTCCTGCCGGCGGCAAGCCGTTCAGTCCGCGTGGCCCGGGCAAGCCGCACCGCAAGGGTCCGCCGCGCGATTGATCCGCGGCGCTGCCGATGTGAGACGACAGGCCCGCGCATGCGGGCCTGTCCTTTTCCTGGCCGGCACGTTCCTGGCCGGGGCTTTTCCCCACCGACAAGGCGCGCACCGCGCCGCTGCCCGATAATGTCCCCATGACCGACAGTGACAACGCTTCGAGCGCCACCCGCCTCAACAAGCACATCGCCGAGACCGGCTATTGTTCGCGCCGCGAGGCCGACCGCCTGATCGGCGAGCGCCGCGTCACCGTCAACGGCCATGCCGCCGGCACCGGCGCGGTGGTCGGCGAGGGCGATGTGGTCCTGGTCGATGGCCAGCCTCTGCGCGCCCGCGCCACGGTCAAGACCAGTGGCCGCCGCCACGTGTACATCGTGCTCAACAAGCCGGTCGGGGTGACCTGCACGACCGAGAGCACGGTCAGCGGCAACATCATCGAATTCATCGGCCACGAACAGCGCATCTTCCCGATCGGTCGCCTGGACAAGGAGTCCGAAGGCCTGATCCTGCTGACCAGCAATGGCGATATCGTCAACCAGATCCTGCGCGCGGAAAACCGCCACGAGAAGGAATACCTGGTGGAAGTGAACAAGCCGGTCACCGACGAATTCCTGCGCGCCATGGCCAAGGGCGTGCGCATCCACGACCAGATGACGCTGCCGTGCCGCACCTCGCGCCTGGCCAAGTTCGGTTTCCGCATCACCCTGACCCAGGGGCTGAACCGGCAGATCCGCTTGATGTCGGCTGCGTTCGGCTATCGCGTCACCCAGCTGCGCCGGGTGCGGATCGACAACATCAAGCTGGGACCACTGAAGTCCGGTCGCTGGCGCAACCTGACCGACGCCGAGCTGCGCGGCCTGCTGCCGGACATGCAGCGCTGGTAGGAGCGGGCCGTGCCCGCGAAGGGGCATTCGCGGTAAAGCCCTCGCGCCCATGGGGCGCTCCTACGGAAATGGCTCGGTTTAGTCCGCCATGCCCTTGGCTTCGGAGGTCGCCAGCAGCTCCGGGTGGACGACCGGCCGCTTCCGCGAGAACAGCGGATGGGCGAACACCGCCAGCAGGATAATCGCCACGCCGATGTAGAACCGCGGACTGAGTTCGCGTTGTTCGCCCAGCAGCGCGATGGCCAGCACGATGGCGTAGACCGGCTCCAGGTTGGTCGCCAGCTGCATGCCGTAGGCGCTGACATGGCGCAGCGCCGCCAGCGCCATCGCGAAGGGCAGCAAGGTGCAGGCCAGTGACAGCACCAGCAACAGGATGGCGTCATGCAGTGCTGGGCACGACCAGCAGCGCGCCGCCGAAGCCTGGCACCAGCGCCAGCAGCGGTGCCAGACCGGTCAGTAGCAGGGTGCCGGCGCCGAGTTCCAGCGCGGTCACGGTCAGCGGTTCGCCGCCTTCGACCATGCGTTTGTTGAGCGAGCCGAACACCGCCACCAGCAGCGCCGACAGCGCGCCGATGGCAACACCCGCACGCATCGCATGCGGCACGCCACCGACTACCAGTGCCACGCCGGGCAGGGTTGCCAGGCCGAACAGCAGCTCGCGCAGGTCGAACGGCCGTCGCGCAATCCAGGGTTCCATCACTGCGGTGAACACCGGCGCCAGCGCGATGCAGGTGGCGGCCACGGATGCATTGGCCAGCTTGATGGCACCGTAGAAAGTCAGCCAGTGCAGCGCCACCAACGCGCCGATGCCCGCATACGCCCAGCGCCGGCGTGCAGGCATCCGGTGCAGGCCACGCCACACCGTCGGCAGCATCGCCAGGGCCAGCACCACCAGCAGCATCCGCCACCACACCAGCGGCAGCGCGGGCAGGGTGATCAGCTTGCCCAGGACCGCGGTGAAGCCCCACAGCAGGACGCAGAGATGGACCTGCAGGTGGGCTTTGAGCGGAACGGGCGATGGCATCGGCACATTATCGCTGGATGGACCAGGAGCGCGGTCCCATGAGCCCCGCTCCCGTCGGGAGCGGGAAAAGGATCAGTCCTTGTTCCAGGCCGCTGGTGGATCAGCCCTGCAAGCGGCGAAGCAGCGCCATTGCCGCGGCCGGATTGCGTTCCTTGGCGGCGGAGATGAAGAACACGAACACCTCGCGCGGCTGTTTCGGTGCAGGCGTCGCGCCGATGTGTGGCAGCGCATCTGGATCATCGCCGGCCCGCCAGGCCCGGGCGCGGCGGGCCCAGGCATCGAGTTCGGCATCGGGATACCCGGCGGGCTCGCTGCTGCGGCTGCCCATCAGGCGGGCATAGACGAAGTCGCTGGTGATGTCGGCGAACGAGGGGTATTCGTCCGAGACCGAGAACACCGTGCCCATGCCATGCCGACGTGCCAGCGCCAGGAAGTCCGGGGTGATGAAGGCCGGGTCGCGCACGTCCAGCACATGTCGTAGTGCGCGCGTTCCGGCTTTCTTCGGCAGCAGCTCGAGGAAGGCGGCGAAGTCTTCGCCGTCGATGCTGCGCCCGGCTTCGAACTGCCACACCAGCGGGCCCAGCTTGTCACCCAGCTCGGCGATGCCGCTGATGAAGTCCTCCACCTGCGTGCGCGTGCCGGCCAGCCTGCGCGATTGGGTGATGCGCTTGGGTGCCTTGGCCGAGAACACGAAGCCATCGGGCGTGGCGTCGCGCCACTTGGCATAGGTCGCTGGCTGCTGGGTCCCGTAGTAGGTGCCATTGATTTCGATGGCAGCGAGGTGGCGGCTGGCGTATTCCAGTTCCAGGCGCTGGACCAGCCCGGCCGGATAGAAATTGTTGCGCCAGGGCGCATAGACCCAGCCACCGATGCCGACGCGGATGCCATCGGGCGTTGCCGATTCGGGAAACAGACTGTTGTCCATGCGGTTCGATTCGGGCCTTGAGGCCCTGCCAATCAGGAAGAGCCTCAGGATACGGGCGCCGGATCGCAGTCCGTGCGACACGCCGACAAGATTGTCTTCACGCGAATTTCAATACTCGCGCGTTCATGATTCCCCTGAACCATCACCCCCTGGGAAACCCCATGTCCAAAGCAGGATGGCTGTTCCTGGCAGCCGCAGCGTGCGGCAGCGCGCAAGCAGCCGAAACCGAAACATGCCCGACGCGGACCGCCCTGCCGCCAACGGTGAATTTCCGCGTCGACAACGACCTGTTCGGCGGGGCCCAGCAGGACCAGGGCTATACCAATGGCGTGCAGCTCACGCTGGTGTCGCCGAATCTGAAGGACTACACCGACGATCCGTGCCTGCCGCGCATGGCGCGCCTGGTCAATCGCTACCTGCGCTGGATCCAACCGGAAGGCTTCGACCAGCAGAACATGGTGTTCACGCTGAACCAGTCGCTCTTTACCCCCGAGGATTTCACCCGCAGCGACGTGATCCAGGATGATCGTCCCTACGCCGCGGCGCTGCTGATGGGCTTTGGCTACAACGCGCGCAAGGGCAACACTCTGCGCACGACCCAGTTGAAACTGGGCTGGGTCGGTCCTTCGGCGCGTGGCGAGGAAGTGCAGAACGCCGTGCACAAGGTGTTGGGTGATGAGAAATTCGAGGGCTGGAAGAACCAGCTGCGCGACGAGCCTGTGATCATGCTGCAGCACGAGCGCATGAACCGGTTCGCCTGGGGCGAGGGCAAGTGGACCTGGGATGCGATCACCCATTACGGCGGTGCGGTCGGCAACTACCAGACCTTCGTCAACGGTGGTGCCGAGATGCGTTTTGGTCGCTACCTGCCCGACGATTTCGGCAGCACGCCGCTGCGTCCGGCCGGTGAGAACACCGCGCCCAGCAGCGAGACCCGTGCCGGCGGCGTGTTCCGCTTCCATGGGTTCATCACCTCCGACGTCCGTTGGGTTGGCCGCGACATCACCCTGGACGGCAACACCTGGAAGGACAGCCACAGCGTGGACAAGCGCAATGTGGTGGCCTATGTGGGTGTCGGCGTGGCGCTGATGAAGGGCCGCTGGAAGTTCGCGATGGCCCGTTACTATTCGACCCGCGAGTTCGATGGCCAGGACGAGCCGCCGATCTTCGGCAGCTTCACCATCAGCCGCGCCCTGTGACCGCTCAGGAGATCCGCGCCATGCAGACCAAGTGGACCACCCCGGACCTGTGTGACGCCTATCCGGAAGCCAATGTCGTGGAACCGCTGTTCCGCGATTTCGGTGGCAAGCACGCCTTTGCCGGCCAGATCGTCACCATCCGCTGCAGGGAAGACAACTCGCGCGTGCGCGAGCAGGTCGAGAGCGAAGGCACCGGCAAGGTGCTGGTGGTCGATGGTGGCGGTTCGCTGCGGCATGCGCTGCTGGGCGACATGCTGGCCGAGAAAGCCGTCGCCAATGGCTGGTCCGGGATCGTGATCAACGGCGGCGTGCGCGATGTGGAAGTGATCGCCAATCTGCCGCTGGGCGTCAAGGCGCTGGGCGCCACGCCCAGGAAGACCGACAAGCGCGGGCTGGGCGAGGTGGACATTCCGGTGCGCTTCGGCGGGGTGTCGTTCGTGCCGGGGCACTGGCTGTACGCCGACGCCAATGGCGTGATCGTGGCCGAGGTCGAACTCACGCTGCCGGCCTGAAAGCCGGCAGCCGGCGTGGGTTCGCCTCGATGGCGATCAGGCCGCACCGAGGCAAGTCCCATCGCCGCCGAAGGGCTCCCACGGACATGACACCGACAACGCGATGAGATACTGCGCGTTCCCGGTGCACGCTGTATCCCGATGATCTTCCGCTGGTTCGAAACCCTGATCGATGTGTTCGACCGGCCAGACGCGGGCACGCCGCCGACGGGGCTGGCGCGTTTCTACGCCCATTACCTGCGCCGGGGGCGTTGGGTGCTGGCGGCGATGTTTGCGGTGGGGTTCGCCGTGGCATTGGTGGAAGTGGCGCTGTTCGATTTCCTGGGCAAGCTGGTCGACCTGGCCAAGGCCGAGGATGCAGCCGGATTCTTCCAGCGCCATGGCCTGCAATTGCTCGGGATGGCGGCAGTGGCGATCGTGCTGCGTCCGTTGCTGATGGCGCTGGGCGACCTGCTGATGCACCAGGGCGTGACCCCGGCGTTGACCGCGCGCATCCGCTGGCAGCAGCATCGGCACGTGGTGCGGCAGAGCCTGGCGTTCTTCCAGAACGACTACGCCGGGCGCATCGCCAACCGGATCATGCAGACCGGCGCTTCATTGCGTGAATCGGCGGTGCAGATCGTCGATGCGCTGTGGTACGTGGCGGTCTATACCGGAAGCGCGTTGGTGCTGTTTGCACAAGCCGATTGGCGACTGATGCTGCCGCTGATCACCTGGTTGCTGGCTTACATCGTGACCCTGGTGATCTTCGTGCCACGGGTCAAGGAACGCTCCTGGCGCGCGTCCGAATCCAAGTCGCGGC
Proteins encoded in this window:
- a CDS encoding DNA-3-methyladenine glycosylase 2, translated to MSSPSLPDHRTCEQARLSRDARFDGLFFTAVSSTGIYCRPVCPAPPPKPENVTYYAAASAAEAAGFRPCLRCRPELAPGDGAWRRGDDVVARALKLIDTGLLAEQPLAELAARVEVGERQLRRLFQDRLGTSPIGVHATRRLLFAKQLLTETHLPVTDVAMAAGFNSLRRFNTVFKDTYRMAPRDLRKREPREAAGETLVLRLGYRPPYDFTAMLDFLRGRALPGVEHVDAASYARVVGPAASPGWLRVSAWPKGEHALRLELRNIAPTGMLAVVEKLRRMFDLDADPQAIAAALQDDPRLRPLLRKRPGLRIPSGWDGFEIAIRAVIGQQISVAAARTVTARLAQAFGEPLAAPLQSDEHTHLFPTPQALADADLSAIGLTRTRATTLRTVAQAVLDGRVDFDAGTTLEQFVERWTALPGIGPWTANYLALRGLGHPDAFPAEDLVLQKALPNDGTRLTARQLLQHAQAWHPWRGYAVLHLWKDAMPPSRPLDTPPAEPRT
- a CDS encoding sigma-70 family RNA polymerase sigma factor, which produces MEHTAEMVDDARSQFQSLLEAHRGIVLKVAASYAFHPEDRAELAQEIAAQLWRAFPRFDASRSFSTWMYRIALNVAISQVRSATQRQRHAVPLDEDLHDLADPNPGNPETDQQLRLLRRFIAQQPPLDRALLVLYLEDRPYREMAEILGLSETNVATKINRLKQRIRTAL
- a CDS encoding pseudouridine synthase, with translation MTDSDNASSATRLNKHIAETGYCSRREADRLIGERRVTVNGHAAGTGAVVGEGDVVLVDGQPLRARATVKTSGRRHVYIVLNKPVGVTCTTESTVSGNIIEFIGHEQRIFPIGRLDKESEGLILLTSNGDIVNQILRAENRHEKEYLVEVNKPVTDEFLRAMAKGVRIHDQMTLPCRTSRLAKFGFRITLTQGLNRQIRLMSAAFGYRVTQLRRVRIDNIKLGPLKSGRWRNLTDAELRGLLPDMQRW
- a CDS encoding RNA-binding S4 domain-containing protein, yielding MQILEFDLDGEYVELHILLKLCGLVDSGGMGKQVVASGVVNVDGAQELRKTAKIRPGQVVTIEGEVEIRVLALED
- a CDS encoding DUF72 domain-containing protein; this translates as MDNSLFPESATPDGIRVGIGGWVYAPWRNNFYPAGLVQRLELEYASRHLAAIEINGTYYGTQQPATYAKWRDATPDGFVFSAKAPKRITQSRRLAGTRTQVEDFISGIAELGDKLGPLVWQFEAGRSIDGEDFAAFLELLPKKAGTRALRHVLDVRDPAFITPDFLALARRHGMGTVFSVSDEYPSFADITSDFVYARLMGSRSSEPAGYPDAELDAWARRARAWRAGDDPDALPHIGATPAPKQPREVFVFFISAAKERNPAAAMALLRRLQG
- a CDS encoding DEAD/DEAH box helicase, whose amino-acid sequence is MSSENAAPAVPFSALGLSAPVQSALAAVGYESPSPIQAATIPALLGGRDVLGTAQTGTGKTAAFALPVLSKLTASAGKPQALVLAPTRELAIQVAEAFHKYAASIPGFQVLPIYGGQAYAPQLQALKRGVHVVVGTPGRVIDHLDRGSLDLSGLTTLVLDEADEMLRMGFIDDVEAVLKKTPETRQVALFSATMPPAIRRIAQTYLKDPVEVNIAAKTTTSANITQRYWFVSGLHKLDALTRILEAEPFDGMIIFARTKAATEELAQKLQARGLAAAAINGDMQQAAREKTIAQLKDGKLDILVATDVAARGLDVERISHVLNYDIPYDTESYVHRIGRTGRAGRTGDAILFVTPREKSMLRAIERATRQPITEMQLPSVDDVNDRRVAKFLGRITDTLAAGTAGEFRALIEGYEREHNVPAVDIAAALAQLLQGKTPLLLSADRAPAPRFERTERPERSERFERPERAPRADRPTRSHDGEGSFAPPSDRPRRSAPPSGEAEQGMVRYRIEVGHTHGVKPANIVGAIANEAGLESRYIGRIDIQDDYSVLDLPEGMPSDVLTHLKKVWVSGQQLRIHPLGEAGDEAPRNFRPAAARPGAGKPRPAGGKPFSPRGPGKPHRKGPPRD
- a CDS encoding ectonucleotide pyrophosphatase/phosphodiesterase; this translates as MRLPKIRAAWLSSLLLLSACATDHASTSTAAAPHPADRPAPVLLISIDALRASYLGRGDTPRLDALARSGVRAQWMNPSYPALTFPNHYTLVTGLRPDHHGVIHNAMRDEGLGDFKVSDPNATGDARWWSEATPIWVTAEQHGMKTAIWAWPGSGAPIDGVRPGQYRLFDPKISAAARANEVAGWLTAPPDQRPQLAALYMEDVDEEGHGYGPDSPQVREALHRVDTAVGTLLDTLAAHHLLDKINIVIVSDHGMAQVTPDHVIAVEDMATMQEAAIVSVGQVVGVAPNAGFESTVEKRLLGRHDHYACWRKGELPARWHYGTNARIPPIICQMDEGWDALPADQAARRRQLGHDRGSHGYDPALTSMHAMFIAHGPAFRDGAVVPAFDNVDVYPLLTHLLQLPAQPNDGSLKPLEPALKAPSAAAH
- the rraA gene encoding ribonuclease E activity regulator RraA, which codes for MQTKWTTPDLCDAYPEANVVEPLFRDFGGKHAFAGQIVTIRCREDNSRVREQVESEGTGKVLVVDGGGSLRHALLGDMLAEKAVANGWSGIVINGGVRDVEVIANLPLGVKALGATPRKTDKRGLGEVDIPVRFGGVSFVPGHWLYADANGVIVAEVELTLPA
- a CDS encoding lipid A deacylase LpxR family protein — translated: MSKAGWLFLAAAACGSAQAAETETCPTRTALPPTVNFRVDNDLFGGAQQDQGYTNGVQLTLVSPNLKDYTDDPCLPRMARLVNRYLRWIQPEGFDQQNMVFTLNQSLFTPEDFTRSDVIQDDRPYAAALLMGFGYNARKGNTLRTTQLKLGWVGPSARGEEVQNAVHKVLGDEKFEGWKNQLRDEPVIMLQHERMNRFAWGEGKWTWDAITHYGGAVGNYQTFVNGGAEMRFGRYLPDDFGSTPLRPAGENTAPSSETRAGGVFRFHGFITSDVRWVGRDITLDGNTWKDSHSVDKRNVVAYVGVGVALMKGRWKFAMARYYSTREFDGQDEPPIFGSFTISRAL